The Bos indicus x Bos taurus breed Angus x Brahman F1 hybrid chromosome 10, Bos_hybrid_MaternalHap_v2.0, whole genome shotgun sequence genome has a segment encoding these proteins:
- the RPS6KL1 gene encoding ribosomal protein S6 kinase-like 1 isoform X6, which yields MSLVACECPPGPGLEPKPCSRARSQARVYLEQIRNRVAPGAPDMTKHDYLVDAASQIRLALERDVSEDYEAAFNHYQNGVDVLLRGMHVDPNKERCEAVKLKITKYLRRAEEIFNCHLQRTLGSGASPDEGFSSLRLRPIRTLSSALEQLRGCKVVGVIEKVQLVQDLATGGTFVVKGLSRCHMTSRERLTIIPHGVPYMTQLLRYFVTEDSIFLHLEHVKGGTLWSHLLSQPCPQQSGTGSGSSLERMKAPLNSHLSLGTSSVPLGYTRLQDGIPLEPPWTSQSLTPARGVASVKAQREAGGEASARTSTARFWDLPKAPGGCLHSHAGRGPSQSSEPAPPWGLPWVRAGAGRVLGGCCRGTGPSRPSASGGASPVSGGGAWSLKEEQVRQWAAETLLALEALHQQGVLCRDLNPRNLLLDQAGHIRLTYFGQWSEVEPQCCREASHNLYSAPEVGGISELTDACDWWSFGSLLYELLTGTAPSAPARRP from the exons ATGAGCCTGGTGGCCTGTGAGTGCCCTCCTGGCCCTGGCCTGGAGCCCAAACCCTGCTCTCGAGCACGGTCCCAGGCTCGAGTGTACCTGGAGCAGATTCGCAACCGGGTGGCTCCGGGAGCAcctgacatgactaagcatgacTACCTGGTGGACGCAGCCTCTCAGATCCGGCTGGCCCTGGAGCGTGACGTCAGTGAGGACTACGAGGCCGCCTTCAACCACTACCAGAACGGCGTGGACGTTCTCCTCCGAGGCATGCACG TTGACCCCAACAAGGAGAGGTGTGAGGCTGTCAAGCTGAAGATAACCAAGTACCTGCGGCGGGCGGAGGAGATCTTTAATTGCCACCTGCAGAGGACGCTGGGCAGCGGAGCCAGCCCTGATGAG GGTTTCAGCAGCCTGAGGCTCCGGCCCATCCGCACGCTGAGCTCTGCCCTGGAGCAGCTGAGGGGCTGCAAGGTGGTCGGAGTCATCGAGAAG GTACAGCTCGTCCAGGACCTAGCAACTGGAGGGACCTTCGTGGTGAAG GGCCTGTCCAGGTGCCACATGACGAGCCGAGAGCGGCTGACCATCATCCCGCACGGCGTCCCCTACATGACCCAGCTGCTGCGGTACTTTGTGACCGAGGACTCCATCTTCCTACACCTGGAGCACGTGAAAG GAGGTACGCTCTGGTCCCACCTGCTCTCCCAGCCGTGCCCCCAGCAGTCTGGGACCGGGTCCGGCTCCAGCCTGGAGAGGATGAAGGCTCCGCTAAACTCCCACCTCAGCCTCGGGACCAGCTCGGTGCCCCTGGGATACACCCGCCTGCAGGACGGAATCCCTCTGGAGCCTCCatggacttctcagagcctcacCCCAGCCAGAGGGGTGGCGTCCGTTAAAGCCCAGAGAGAGGCTGGGGGTGAAGCCTCAGCCAGGACGAGCACTGCCCGCTTCTGGGACCTTCCAAAGGCCCCAGGTGGCTGCCTGCACTCCCACGCTGGGCGAGGGCCTAGCCAGAGCTCAGAGCCCGCGCCCCCGTGGGGGCTCCCTTGGGTTCGGGCCGGGGCTGGCCGGGTGCTGGGGGGCTGCTGCCGAGGCACAGGCCCAAGCCGCCCCTCGGCCTCTGGAGGGGCCAGCCCAGTGTCCGGCGGGGGCGCCTGGAGTCTGAAGGAGGAGCAGGTGAGGCAGTGGGCGGCCGAGACGCTGCTGGCCCTGGAGGCGCTGCACCAGCAAGGGGTGCTGTGCCGGGACCTCAATCCCCGGAATCTGCTCCTGGACCAGGCCG GCCACATCCGACTCACGTATTTTGGCCAGTGGTCAGAGGTGGAGCCCCAGTGTTGCAGGGAGGCTTCGCACAACCTCTACAGTGCCCCAG AGGTCGGTGGGATTTCGGAGCTGACCGACGCCTGTGACTGGTGGAGCTTTGGGTCTCTCCTGTATGAACTGCTGACCGGGACG GCCCCCTCTGCCCCAGCTCGGAGACcgtga